From a region of the Cyanobacteria bacterium GSL.Bin1 genome:
- a CDS encoding TMEM165/GDT1 family protein, translating to MDWQLLGLTFVTVFAAEIGDKSQLAAIALGGNSKSPTAVFLGCIAALLTASFLGVMLGGGVAQLLPTRLLKALAAVGFTLLALKLLIFEEAEAD from the coding sequence ATGGATTGGCAATTACTTGGATTAACCTTTGTCACCGTTTTTGCAGCAGAAATTGGCGATAAAAGCCAACTCGCCGCGATCGCGCTTGGGGGCAATAGCAAGTCACCAACGGCAGTTTTTCTCGGTTGTATTGCTGCCCTTTTAACAGCGAGCTTTTTAGGCGTCATGTTAGGGGGAGGGGTTGCCCAACTGCTTCCCACTCGTCTACTGAAAGCATTGGCAGCAGTTGGATTTACCTTACTCGCGCTGAAATTATTAATCTTTGAAGAAGCCGAAGCAGACTAA
- a CDS encoding DUF4149 domain-containing protein codes for MDVISYEKQNPTQWSVVIFITLCFWLSASLVLDFVIIPSLMEAGMMTQPGFASAGYSMFGLFNHIELLCAAIILSGVFVLNKNHVLPKKQQQWSIILSSLLLGIALICNYVLTPQMSGLGLDLNWFESARTMPAEMMELHAGYWGLELMKFIVGGILLTWSFRAWNPQENH; via the coding sequence ATGGATGTCATTTCTTATGAAAAGCAAAATCCCACCCAATGGTCAGTGGTTATTTTTATAACCCTGTGCTTTTGGTTGAGTGCCAGTTTAGTCTTAGACTTTGTAATTATTCCTTCTCTGATGGAAGCAGGAATGATGACCCAACCGGGTTTCGCGAGTGCTGGGTATTCGATGTTTGGTTTGTTTAATCATATTGAGTTACTCTGTGCTGCAATCATTTTAAGTGGTGTTTTCGTACTCAATAAAAATCACGTTTTACCGAAAAAGCAACAGCAATGGTCAATTATTTTATCTAGTTTATTACTCGGGATTGCACTGATTTGTAACTATGTTCTAACTCCGCAAATGAGCGGATTAGGATTAGATTTAAACTGGTTTGAATCAGCACGAACCATGCCGGCTGAGATGATGGAACTGCACGCCGGTTACTGGGGATTAGAATTGATGAAATTTATTGTTGGTGGAATCCTCTTAACCTGGAGTTTCCGGGCTTGGAACCCCCAAGAGAACCATTAA
- the menB gene encoding 1,4-dihydroxy-2-naphthoyl-CoA synthase, which translates to MEINWQTIKSYEDIRYEQAAGIAKLTINRPHKRNAFRPKTVFELYDAFARIREDTSIGVVLLTGAGPHTDGKYAFCSGGDQSVRGKAGYMDDEGTPRLNVLDLQRAIRSLPKVVIALVAGYAIGGGHVLHLVCDLTIAADNAIFGQTGPKVGSFDGGFGASYLARIVGQKKAREIWFLCRQYSAQEALDMGLVNTVVPVDQLEAEGINWANEILDKSPTAIRCLKAAFNADCDGQMGLQELAGNATLLYYMTEEGSEGKQAFLEKRKPNFRDYPWLP; encoded by the coding sequence ATGGAAATCAATTGGCAAACCATTAAGTCTTATGAAGATATCCGTTATGAACAAGCAGCCGGTATTGCGAAACTGACCATTAATCGTCCCCATAAACGGAATGCCTTTCGCCCGAAAACCGTTTTTGAATTGTATGATGCCTTCGCTCGCATTCGGGAAGATACCAGTATCGGTGTCGTTTTATTAACCGGTGCCGGTCCTCATACGGATGGGAAGTATGCGTTTTGTTCCGGTGGCGATCAAAGCGTCCGCGGTAAAGCCGGCTATATGGATGATGAGGGCACGCCACGGCTCAATGTTTTAGATTTACAACGTGCTATTCGTTCCTTACCGAAAGTCGTGATTGCTTTAGTGGCGGGCTATGCCATTGGTGGCGGTCATGTTTTGCATTTAGTGTGTGACCTCACCATTGCTGCGGATAACGCGATTTTTGGGCAAACCGGACCGAAAGTTGGCAGTTTTGATGGGGGTTTTGGGGCAAGTTACCTGGCTCGCATTGTCGGGCAAAAAAAAGCACGGGAAATTTGGTTTTTGTGTCGGCAATATAGTGCTCAGGAAGCACTGGATATGGGCTTGGTGAATACAGTAGTGCCGGTTGACCAATTGGAAGCAGAAGGGATTAACTGGGCCAATGAAATTTTAGATAAAAGTCCTACTGCCATTCGTTGCCTGAAAGCTGCATTTAATGCCGACTGTGATGGTCAAATGGGGTTACAAGAACTCGCCGGCAATGCCACCTTGCTCTACTACATGACGGAGGAAGGGAGCGAAGGAAAACAAGCCTTTCTAGAAAAACGAAAACCGAATTTCCGGGATTACCCGTGGCTTCCATAA
- a CDS encoding Orange carotenoid protein, with the protein MVATRNQSLISTPIEAVDTAITEFQQLTTDEQLAALWFIYLQTGKAITPAAPGAARLQLAEGLLNQVKGMPQQEQLQFMRNLVEKVNTPETRSYGVLSANTKLAFWYRLAEWMEDGTVIPMPSGYQLSAKGKQVIAKIEWLEFNQQITILRRIVVDMGIDPLA; encoded by the coding sequence ATGGTCGCCACTCGCAACCAATCTCTCATTTCTACTCCAATCGAAGCCGTTGATACTGCCATTACTGAGTTTCAACAGCTGACTACCGATGAACAGTTGGCGGCACTTTGGTTCATCTACTTGCAAACAGGAAAAGCAATTACACCTGCCGCTCCGGGTGCTGCTAGATTACAACTGGCTGAAGGTTTGCTCAATCAAGTGAAAGGAATGCCTCAGCAAGAGCAACTTCAGTTCATGCGTAATTTAGTAGAAAAAGTTAACACTCCTGAAACCCGTTCCTATGGAGTGCTTAGTGCGAATACCAAACTGGCATTCTGGTATCGTTTAGCAGAATGGATGGAAGATGGCACGGTTATTCCGATGCCTTCGGGATATCAACTGTCAGCAAAAGGCAAGCAAGTGATCGCGAAAATCGAATGGCTGGAATTTAACCAGCAAATCACCATCTTACGTCGCATCGTCGTTGATATGGGTATCGATCCCCTTGCCTAG
- a CDS encoding nuclear transport factor 2 family protein, translating into MSTASPSRQRFSIAGIDHDLVKTYFQTLNDQDFKATAHLFAQEGELHPPLEEPVVGNSAIAQYLTTEAVGMTLIPQKGTVAREDQGEYDIRVQGYVKTSLFTVNVAWQFLINANNQLQVVVVKLLASWEELAQIQR; encoded by the coding sequence ATGTCCACCGCTTCTCCCTCAAGACAGCGCTTTTCCATTGCAGGGATTGATCATGACTTGGTCAAAACCTACTTCCAAACCCTGAATGATCAAGATTTCAAAGCAACTGCTCATCTATTTGCACAAGAGGGAGAATTACACCCGCCACTAGAAGAACCGGTTGTCGGTAATAGCGCGATCGCGCAATATCTCACCACCGAAGCCGTGGGGATGACTCTCATTCCCCAAAAAGGAACCGTCGCCCGAGAAGATCAAGGAGAATATGATATCCGGGTTCAGGGCTACGTTAAAACGTCTTTATTTACCGTGAATGTCGCTTGGCAATTTTTAATCAACGCCAACAATCAGCTACAAGTTGTTGTTGTCAAGTTGCTGGCTTCTTGGGAAGAACTGGCTCAAATTCAACGTTAA
- a CDS encoding NAD(P)H-quinone oxidoreductase subunit N, with protein MDFTSNLSAQLNVGLILPESIIVITLLIVLVGDLIVGKNAARVLPYIGIGGLLASIVALYLQWDAENPIALLGSFSADDLSIVFRSVIALSTAITILMSIRYVEQTGSALSEFITIMLTATLGAMFLSGANELVMIFVSLETLSISSYLMTGYMKRDSRSNEAALKYLLIGAASSAVFLYGSSLLYGLSGGETSLPKIAAGIAQMEGGELTSAIALVFMIAGIAFKISAVPFHQWTPDVYEGSPTPVVAFLSVGSKAAGFALAIRLLVVAFPLEEPQWRLIFTALAILSMILGNAVALAQTSMKRLLAYSSIGQAGFIMIGMVAATDAGYASMIFYLLVYLFMNLGAFTGIILFSLRTGTDQITEYAGLYQKDPLLTLGLSICLLSLGGIPPLAGFFGKIYLFWAGWQAGLYGLVILGLVTSVISIYYYIRVVKMMVVKEPQEMSETIQNYPEIRWNLPGMRPLQVGLVFSLVVTSLAGILSNPLFSLANASVKNTAILNAEATRVEEANADNRQVSLADLSAPAILDK; from the coding sequence ATGGACTTTACAAGTAATCTTTCTGCTCAACTTAACGTAGGTCTAATCCTTCCTGAGAGCATCATTGTCATTACACTCCTGATTGTCTTAGTGGGCGACTTAATTGTCGGAAAAAACGCAGCGCGAGTCCTTCCCTATATTGGGATTGGGGGCTTACTCGCTTCGATCGTTGCGCTTTACTTGCAGTGGGATGCGGAAAATCCGATCGCGCTGTTAGGGAGTTTTAGTGCTGATGACCTCAGTATTGTTTTTCGCAGCGTGATTGCCCTCTCGACAGCGATTACAATTTTAATGTCAATTCGGTATGTGGAACAAACCGGTTCTGCCCTTTCCGAGTTCATCACAATTATGCTCACCGCAACCTTAGGGGCAATGTTCTTGTCTGGGGCGAATGAACTGGTGATGATTTTTGTGTCTCTGGAAACCCTTAGTATCTCTTCTTATTTAATGACGGGATACATGAAGCGGGATTCTCGTTCTAATGAAGCGGCTTTAAAATATCTTCTCATTGGCGCAGCTAGTTCTGCAGTATTTTTATATGGGTCTTCTCTACTTTATGGACTTTCTGGCGGAGAAACCAGTTTACCGAAAATTGCAGCAGGAATTGCCCAAATGGAAGGGGGAGAACTCACTAGCGCGATCGCGTTGGTCTTTATGATTGCCGGGATTGCTTTTAAAATTTCTGCCGTTCCGTTCCACCAATGGACACCAGATGTTTATGAAGGTTCCCCCACCCCAGTGGTTGCCTTCTTATCCGTTGGTTCCAAAGCCGCGGGATTTGCCCTTGCCATTCGTTTGTTAGTGGTCGCCTTCCCCTTAGAAGAACCGCAATGGCGTCTCATTTTCACCGCCCTTGCCATCTTAAGTATGATTTTAGGGAATGCGGTGGCTCTTGCTCAAACCAGCATGAAACGCCTTCTGGCTTACTCCTCTATTGGTCAAGCCGGATTTATTATGATTGGCATGGTTGCTGCAACCGACGCCGGATATGCCAGCATGATTTTCTATTTACTGGTTTATCTCTTCATGAACCTGGGTGCCTTTACCGGCATTATTCTCTTCTCTCTCCGCACCGGAACCGATCAAATCACGGAATATGCTGGACTGTATCAAAAAGATCCCCTGCTCACCCTTGGTTTAAGTATTTGTCTACTTTCTTTAGGCGGAATTCCCCCGTTAGCCGGCTTTTTTGGTAAGATTTATCTGTTTTGGGCCGGTTGGCAAGCTGGTTTATATGGTTTAGTGATTTTAGGATTGGTTACGAGTGTTATTTCAATTTACTACTACATCCGAGTCGTCAAGATGATGGTCGTGAAAGAACCGCAAGAAATGTCGGAAACCATCCAAAACTATCCCGAAATCCGTTGGAATTTACCCGGAATGCGTCCTTTACAAGTGGGGTTAGTCTTTTCGCTGGTTGTTACTTCCTTGGCGGGCATTTTGTCGAATCCTTTATTCTCCCTTGCCAATGCCTCGGTGAAAAATACAGCGATTTTGAATGCCGAAGCAACCCGTGTTGAAGAAGCCAATGCCGATAATCGTCAAGTCTCCCTGGCTGATCTGAGCGCACCTGCTATTCTAGACAAATAA
- a CDS encoding glycoside hydrolase has product MAYPLYVAFVWHQHQPLYYSSPGQYHLPWVRLHGTKDYLDLILLLQRYPKLHQTVNLVPTLMQQLEDYAQGKARDPYLDLTLTPEKHLDRGKRQYIINHFFDANYRTLIDPHPRYRELYQQRKEHGAVWCLHNWTQQDYSDLLAWHNLAWIDPLFWDDPEIAYWLKKEKGFTLKDRQQIYAKQQEIIRQILPQHKRMQETGQLEIITSPYTHPILPLLADTNVAKVAIPDIILPEHRFRWQEDIPPHLEKAKAIYQSQFDRLPQGLWPSEQAISPQVLSDIAAAGFKWFCSDEAILGWTLNHFFHRNEGGTLYAPELLYQPYRLPTSHGDLNVVFRDHRLSDLIGFTYSKLSAKTAAKDFIGRLDAIAQRLGTPIEYPWLVTIALDGENCWEEYLQDGKPFLETLYQSLSDHPGIELVTVSEFLEKYPPTATLPSQQLHSGSWVDGDLTTWIGDPVKNRAWDLLNAARETLAQHPEASEEAWEALYAAEGSDWFWWFGEGHSSNQDAIFDQLFRNHLANIYQALHLPIPEDLKHPLESHQRKKSHPPLSFIHPFIDGIADEQDWDKAGRIDIATSGAMHQNSDVKRLWYGLDHLNFYFRFDFKKGGQPGTNLPPELHLFWFYPGVTLINSQLPLHKVPQHPPLNYLYHHHLGINIVEETIWLEEATDHNRWFGRRTRAKFYFNDCLELSVPWDDLGMSPDIFLNIIAVFSDRAQFRSYLPEQEFVVLQIP; this is encoded by the coding sequence ATGGCTTATCCTCTCTACGTCGCCTTTGTTTGGCATCAGCACCAACCGCTTTATTACTCCTCGCCAGGGCAGTATCATTTACCTTGGGTTCGCTTACATGGGACAAAAGACTATCTCGACCTCATTCTCTTATTACAGCGTTATCCAAAACTTCATCAGACGGTGAATTTGGTTCCAACGCTGATGCAACAACTCGAAGATTATGCGCAAGGAAAGGCCCGTGATCCCTATTTGGATCTAACTTTAACTCCGGAAAAGCATTTAGATCGCGGAAAACGGCAATACATCATTAATCATTTTTTTGATGCCAACTATCGCACGCTCATTGATCCCCATCCCCGCTACCGAGAACTTTATCAGCAGCGTAAAGAACATGGTGCTGTTTGGTGCTTACACAATTGGACGCAACAAGACTATAGCGACCTCCTAGCTTGGCATAATTTAGCTTGGATCGACCCTTTATTTTGGGATGATCCTGAAATTGCCTATTGGTTAAAGAAAGAGAAAGGCTTTACCTTAAAAGATCGGCAACAGATCTACGCTAAACAGCAAGAGATTATTCGCCAGATTCTTCCGCAACATAAACGGATGCAAGAAACGGGGCAACTGGAAATTATTACCAGTCCTTATACCCATCCCATTCTTCCTCTACTGGCCGATACTAACGTTGCTAAAGTTGCCATTCCCGATATTATTCTGCCGGAACATCGTTTTCGTTGGCAAGAAGATATCCCGCCTCATTTAGAAAAAGCAAAAGCCATCTATCAATCCCAATTTGATCGCTTACCGCAAGGATTATGGCCCTCAGAACAAGCGATTAGTCCACAGGTTTTGTCTGATATTGCTGCTGCTGGGTTTAAATGGTTTTGTTCCGATGAAGCAATTTTGGGCTGGACGCTCAATCATTTTTTCCATCGCAATGAAGGAGGAACCCTTTATGCCCCAGAGTTACTCTATCAACCCTATCGTCTTCCCACTTCTCACGGCGATTTAAATGTTGTTTTCCGCGATCATCGGTTATCCGATTTAATTGGCTTTACCTACAGTAAACTGTCGGCAAAAACGGCAGCGAAAGACTTTATTGGTCGTTTAGACGCGATCGCGCAACGTTTGGGTACCCCCATCGAATATCCCTGGTTAGTCACCATTGCCTTAGACGGCGAAAATTGTTGGGAAGAGTATCTTCAAGATGGGAAACCTTTTTTAGAAACGCTCTATCAAAGCCTTAGCGATCATCCCGGCATTGAATTGGTGACTGTTTCTGAATTTCTCGAAAAATATCCCCCCACAGCCACCTTACCCAGTCAACAATTACACAGTGGATCTTGGGTCGATGGCGACTTGACCACTTGGATTGGCGATCCGGTGAAAAATCGGGCTTGGGATTTACTCAATGCCGCCCGAGAAACCCTAGCCCAACATCCTGAAGCCAGCGAAGAAGCGTGGGAAGCCCTCTATGCAGCAGAAGGATCCGATTGGTTTTGGTGGTTTGGAGAAGGACATTCATCGAATCAAGATGCCATTTTTGATCAACTCTTTCGCAATCACCTTGCCAATATTTATCAAGCACTCCACCTCCCAATTCCCGAAGATCTCAAGCACCCCCTAGAGTCTCATCAACGGAAAAAATCCCATCCGCCTCTTAGTTTTATTCATCCCTTTATTGATGGTATTGCTGATGAACAAGACTGGGATAAAGCCGGGCGGATTGATATTGCTACCAGTGGGGCGATGCACCAGAATAGTGATGTCAAGCGCTTATGGTATGGCTTAGATCATCTCAATTTTTATTTCCGGTTTGATTTCAAAAAAGGGGGACAACCCGGTACCAACTTACCGCCAGAGTTACATTTATTTTGGTTCTATCCGGGGGTAACTTTAATTAATAGTCAGCTTCCCTTACACAAGGTTCCCCAACATCCTCCACTCAATTATTTATATCATCATCACCTCGGAATTAATATTGTTGAAGAAACGATTTGGTTAGAAGAAGCAACCGATCATAATCGTTGGTTTGGTCGTCGCACCAGAGCGAAGTTTTATTTTAATGATTGTCTGGAATTATCGGTGCCTTGGGACGATTTAGGAATGTCTCCCGATATTTTTCTCAATATTATTGCTGTTTTCAGCGATCGCGCTCAGTTTCGTAGCTACCTCCCCGAACAAGAGTTTGTGGTTTTACAAATTCCTTAA
- a CDS encoding Uma2 family endonuclease, which yields MNTYTLNLQPILKLDDEQFLQLSQANPDLKFERSQQGNLIIMSPTGGETGNRNAELIIEFGLWNRWKQLGQVFDSSTGFKLPNGAIRSPDVAWVKQERWNRLSIEEKRKFPNLAPDFVLELRSKTDSLAEIQAKLKGYIENGVRLGWLINPLEKQVEIYRPGKVTEVLDDPQQVSGEEVLPEFTLDLSLVWE from the coding sequence ATGAATACTTATACTCTCAATTTGCAACCAATTTTAAAGCTTGATGATGAGCAATTCTTACAATTATCCCAAGCTAATCCTGACTTAAAGTTTGAAAGAAGTCAACAAGGAAACTTAATCATTATGTCGCCAACTGGAGGTGAAACAGGAAATCGTAATGCCGAGTTAATCATTGAATTTGGACTTTGGAATCGCTGGAAACAACTCGGACAAGTATTTGATTCTTCTACTGGATTTAAGTTGCCCAACGGTGCAATTCGTTCTCCTGATGTCGCTTGGGTCAAACAAGAACGCTGGAATCGTTTATCAATTGAAGAAAAGCGAAAATTCCCCAATCTTGCTCCCGATTTTGTCTTGGAGTTACGCTCAAAAACCGATTCCTTAGCTGAGATACAAGCAAAACTCAAGGGGTACATTGAAAATGGAGTCAGACTCGGTTGGTTAATTAATCCCCTCGAAAAACAAGTGGAAATTTATCGTCCCGGGAAAGTAACAGAAGTTTTAGATGATCCACAACAAGTTTCTGGAGAAGAAGTTTTGCCCGAATTTACGTTAGATTTAAGTTTAGTTTGGGAATAG
- a CDS encoding Uma2 family endonuclease translates to MNTYTVKLQPIVRLDDEQFLQLSQANPDLKFERSQQGNLIIMSPTGGKTGNRNAELIGEFIIWNRRKQLGQVFDSSTGFKLANGAIRSPDVAWVKQERWNNLSTEEKRKFPNLAPDFVLELRSETDSLTETQAKLREYIENGVRLGWLINPLDKQVEIYHPGKATEVLDNPQQVSGEEVLPEFTLDLSLVWE, encoded by the coding sequence ATGAATACTTACACGGTGAAATTACAGCCTATTGTCAGGCTTGATGATGAGCAATTCTTACAATTATCGCAAGCCAATCCTGACTTAAAGTTTGAAAGAAGTCAACAAGGGAACTTAATTATCATGTCGCCAACGGGAGGTAAAACAGGGAACCGTAATGCTGAACTCATTGGTGAATTTATTATTTGGAATCGCCGGAAACAACTCGGACAAGTATTTGATTCTTCTACTGGATTTAAGTTAGCCAATGGTGCGATTCGGTCTCCTGATGTCGCTTGGGTCAAACAAGAACGCTGGAATAATCTATCAACTGAAGAAAAGCGAAAATTCCCCAATCTTGCGCCTGATTTTGTCTTAGAATTACGCTCGGAAACCGATTCCTTAACCGAGACACAAGCGAAACTTAGGGAATACATTGAAAATGGAGTTAGACTCGGTTGGTTAATTAACCCCCTAGACAAACAAGTGGAAATTTATCATCCCGGGAAAGCCACAGAAGTTTTAGATAATCCACAACAAGTTTCTGGAGAAGAAGTTTTGCCCGAATTTACGTTAGATTTAAGTTTAGTTTGGGAATAA
- a CDS encoding AAA family ATPase, which translates to MQVTDDLDALLATLPPEISNHLTHHPQRGELIEVVIDLGRKPEARFANHWEYLSEATVTREDLQFCSDRVGMFSGDNRAGIERTLHRISAMRNRTGEIVGLTCRIGRAVYGTIGMIRDLVETGRSILMLGRPGVGKTTALREIARVLADDLNKRVVIIDTSNEIAGDGDIPHPSIGRARRMQVASPELQHQVMIEAVENHMPEVIVIDEIGTELEALAARTIAERGVQLVGTAHGNQLDNLIKNPTLSDLIGGIQAVTLGDEEARRRGSQKTVLERKALPTFDIAVEMLERRRWVVHQDVSVTIDQLLRGHDPVTEVRSANEQGEVEISTQGGQPPGMNGKNRLQNPVLPRPTGWRASGQMTPVDPSPPHNPEFEQMLDQSWQQPEGPTEKVRTPGPNGEDWPVYVYPYGISRNLLDQVLELSKLPIVLTKDIDSADAVMALRSQVKNHSKLRQMAKTKEVPIHVVKSNTLPQISRTLQRLLDLDPTTSEGMDLRMFSESSNQDEIEALEEARLAVEQIVIPKGQPVELLPRPAKVRRMQHELAEHYRLKSDSFGEEPNRRLRIYPA; encoded by the coding sequence ATGCAGGTGACTGATGACTTGGATGCTTTACTCGCCACCTTGCCGCCAGAAATTTCTAACCACTTGACCCATCATCCACAGCGCGGGGAATTGATTGAAGTGGTCATTGATCTGGGACGAAAGCCGGAAGCGCGCTTTGCCAATCATTGGGAATACCTGAGTGAGGCAACGGTCACTCGCGAAGATCTTCAATTTTGCAGCGATCGCGTGGGGATGTTTAGTGGCGATAACCGAGCAGGAATTGAACGGACTTTACACCGCATCAGTGCTATGCGCAACCGCACTGGAGAAATTGTGGGTTTAACCTGTCGCATTGGACGGGCCGTTTATGGCACCATTGGCATGATTCGTGATTTAGTGGAGACCGGTCGGTCTATTTTGATGCTCGGTCGTCCTGGTGTGGGGAAAACCACAGCACTGCGGGAGATTGCACGGGTGTTGGCGGATGATTTAAATAAGCGGGTAGTGATTATCGATACCTCTAATGAAATTGCGGGCGATGGCGATATACCTCACCCTTCCATTGGACGGGCGCGACGGATGCAAGTGGCAAGCCCCGAATTACAGCATCAGGTAATGATCGAGGCAGTGGAAAATCATATGCCGGAAGTGATTGTCATTGATGAAATTGGCACGGAATTAGAAGCCTTAGCCGCCCGTACCATTGCCGAACGGGGGGTGCAGTTAGTCGGTACTGCCCACGGCAACCAACTGGATAATTTAATTAAAAACCCCACCCTCTCCGACTTAATTGGCGGCATTCAAGCGGTTACTTTAGGGGATGAAGAAGCGCGACGCCGGGGTTCACAAAAAACGGTTTTAGAACGCAAAGCCCTTCCTACCTTTGATATTGCGGTGGAAATGCTGGAAAGACGACGTTGGGTGGTTCATCAAGACGTGTCAGTTACCATTGACCAACTCTTACGCGGACATGATCCGGTAACGGAAGTCCGGTCAGCGAATGAACAGGGGGAAGTGGAAATTTCCACCCAAGGCGGTCAACCGCCAGGAATGAATGGGAAAAATCGCTTGCAAAATCCGGTTTTGCCCCGTCCCACAGGATGGCGTGCTTCAGGACAAATGACCCCCGTTGATCCATCGCCACCGCACAATCCGGAATTTGAGCAGATGTTGGATCAATCTTGGCAGCAACCAGAAGGACCAACGGAAAAAGTTCGCACACCGGGTCCGAATGGGGAAGATTGGCCGGTTTATGTCTATCCCTATGGCATTAGTCGTAACTTGTTAGATCAGGTGCTGGAATTATCCAAATTACCCATCGTACTGACTAAAGATATTGATTCGGCGGATGCGGTGATGGCGCTGCGATCGCAGGTGAAGAATCATTCCAAGTTGCGTCAGATGGCAAAAACGAAAGAAGTCCCGATTCACGTGGTCAAATCCAATACCTTACCGCAAATTAGCCGTACCCTGCAGCGTTTACTCGATCTTGATCCAACCACTTCCGAAGGGATGGATTTGCGGATGTTTAGCGAAAGTAGCAATCAAGACGAGATTGAAGCGCTAGAAGAAGCAAGGTTAGCGGTGGAACAAATTGTCATTCCCAAAGGACAACCAGTAGAATTACTCCCTCGTCCGGCAAAAGTCCGACGGATGCAGCATGAACTTGCCGAACATTATCGCTTGAAATCCGATAGTTTCGGGGAAGAACCGAATCGACGTTTACGGATTTATCCTGCCTAG
- a CDS encoding 4Fe-4S ferredoxin has product MNDMYFPLQSLQAGHWFKLICGASYQHLPAVRQLSLVYALAGADCIDVAADSAVVAAAKEGLSVAEALQERAIAQGFLTQGRPWLMVSLNDGEDPHFRKATFNPDSCPIDCHRPCEAVCPANAIDFSGVITDRCYGCGRCLPVCPSQLITTQSHQLSASTVVEQLKEFNIDAIEIHTQAGREREFQQLWESLQPILPQLKLLAISCPDDPKLIDYLKALYQIISPLPCPLIWQTDGRPMSGDLGMGTTRATVKLAQKVLHANLPGYVQLAGGTNQHTVTKLHSEKLLNVPPDFPQSYVAGIAYGSFARSQLSSFLESLEQFYDPNSALGSNGSSLQLENHPELLWQAVSQADTLVSQLKRNRQQAKTNPLTTSESRTELTC; this is encoded by the coding sequence GTGAACGATATGTACTTCCCTTTACAATCTTTACAAGCAGGACACTGGTTTAAGCTGATTTGTGGTGCCAGTTATCAGCATCTCCCGGCAGTCAGACAGCTCAGTTTGGTCTATGCCTTAGCCGGTGCAGATTGCATTGATGTGGCTGCCGATTCTGCAGTTGTAGCAGCAGCCAAGGAAGGATTATCCGTTGCAGAAGCATTACAGGAGCGCGCGATCGCGCAAGGCTTTCTGACGCAAGGTCGTCCTTGGTTAATGGTCAGTCTTAATGATGGAGAAGACCCTCATTTTCGTAAAGCGACGTTTAATCCTGATTCGTGTCCCATAGATTGTCACCGTCCTTGTGAAGCGGTTTGTCCGGCAAATGCCATTGATTTCTCCGGTGTCATTACTGATCGCTGTTACGGTTGTGGACGTTGTTTACCGGTTTGTCCCTCGCAACTGATTACCACCCAATCGCATCAATTGTCTGCGAGTACGGTGGTTGAACAGTTAAAGGAATTCAACATTGACGCGATCGAGATTCATACCCAAGCTGGACGAGAAAGGGAATTTCAACAATTGTGGGAGTCCCTGCAGCCAATTCTGCCTCAACTGAAACTTCTCGCCATTAGTTGTCCAGATGACCCCAAATTAATTGACTACTTAAAAGCACTCTATCAAATCATTTCTCCCTTACCTTGTCCTTTAATTTGGCAAACCGATGGCCGACCCATGAGTGGAGATTTAGGGATGGGAACGACGCGCGCCACGGTCAAGTTAGCACAGAAAGTTCTACACGCCAACTTACCAGGCTATGTGCAACTGGCAGGAGGAACCAATCAACATACCGTAACCAAACTCCATTCTGAAAAACTACTCAACGTTCCTCCTGATTTTCCTCAGTCTTATGTTGCAGGAATTGCTTATGGCAGCTTTGCTCGTTCTCAGTTAAGCTCATTTTTAGAGTCTCTAGAGCAGTTTTATGACCCCAATTCAGCACTTGGAAGCAATGGATCTTCCTTGCAATTAGAAAATCATCCTGAATTATTATGGCAGGCTGTCAGCCAAGCCGATACTTTAGTATCCCAACTGAAACGAAATCGACAGCAAGCAAAGACAAACCCACTTACCACGAGTGAATCGCGAACTGAATTAACCTGTTAA